The Armatimonadota bacterium genome includes a region encoding these proteins:
- a CDS encoding NADH-quinone oxidoreductase subunit B, with protein sequence MGIAEKLPEGNIITTSLDTVLNWARTSSLWYMLFGLACCAIELMATGAARFDFDRFGMMFRASPRQSDLMIVAGTVTKKMAPRIRRLWEQMAEPRYVIAMGGCAISGGPFYDSYSVVKGVDEVIPVDVYLPGCPPRPEALLHACIKLREKIRKETIATKKHNVEAIKQ encoded by the coding sequence GTGGGAATAGCTGAGAAGCTACCAGAGGGAAACATAATTACTACTTCATTGGATACAGTATTAAATTGGGCACGCACATCTTCCCTTTGGTACATGCTCTTTGGCCTCGCATGCTGTGCAATTGAACTGATGGCAACTGGAGCAGCCAGGTTTGATTTCGACAGATTTGGCATGATGTTCCGAGCATCGCCAAGACAGAGCGACCTAATGATTGTCGCCGGTACAGTCACAAAAAAAATGGCACCCAGAATACGCCGCCTATGGGAGCAGATGGCAGAACCAAGATATGTGATTGCGATGGGAGGATGTGCAATATCAGGCGGACCTTTCTACGATTCGTATAGTGTCGTGAAGGGTGTTGACGAAGTTATACCGGTTGATGTTTATCTTCCCGGCTGTCCGCCGAGACCAGAGGCGCTCCTCCACGCATGCATAAAACTCCGCGAGAAAATCCGTAAGGAGACTATCGCAACAAAAAAACATAATGTGGAAGCAATAAAGCAATAG
- a CDS encoding NADH-quinone oxidoreductase subunit C — MTLETIKNIIEERFPNSSEAFEEVSGKPTLTVKASDIVKVCRFLKENPDLCFDYLMSLTAVEWPDRFDIVYHLYSIEKKHFLTLKIKTDKENCEVPSITSVWNAANWQEREVFDMFGIRFDGHPNLKRILLEPTWEGFPLRKDYVEQ, encoded by the coding sequence ATGACCTTGGAAACTATAAAAAACATAATTGAAGAACGCTTCCCCAACTCAAGCGAAGCATTCGAGGAAGTCTCCGGCAAACCAACGCTCACAGTCAAAGCCAGCGATATTGTAAAGGTATGCCGATTCCTAAAAGAAAATCCAGACCTCTGCTTTGACTATCTGATGTCGCTCACGGCTGTCGAGTGGCCCGACCGATTTGACATCGTTTACCATCTCTACTCAATCGAAAAGAAGCACTTCCTAACTTTAAAAATTAAAACTGACAAGGAGAACTGCGAAGTGCCATCGATTACGTCGGTTTGGAATGCAGCTAATTGGCAGGAACGAGAGGTCTTCGACATGTTTGGCATTCGATTTGACGGACACCCAAACCTCAAGAGAATACTTCTCGAACCCACTTGGGAGGGCTTCCCACTGAGAAAGGATTATGTAGAACAATAA
- a CDS encoding NADH-quinone oxidoreductase subunit D yields MPTNTLKTEEIQISMGPQHPSTHGVLRVVLTLDGEIVVDAQPDIGYLHRGIEKLAEKRSYLQFVTLTDRTDYLSSMLNNEVYALAVEKLMGIEVPERAEFIRVIMMELNRIASHLVFVGAFGLDLGASTPFIYAFREREDIVDLFEMACGARLTYNYIRPGGVARDLPAGFDKKCRAFLKKMPARMDEIDDLFSKNEIVLIRTRGVGCISAEDAVNYGMSGPNLRGSGVPFDVRKDDPYSVYGRLDFKVVTQTSGDCLGRYLVRTGEIRESLKIVEQALDMLPEGEYTAKVPRVLKPPAGEVYTHIESSRGDLGVYLISDGSTNPYRLHWRAPSFINLAALREMMKGWKVADTVAIIGSLDIVLGEVDR; encoded by the coding sequence ATGCCTACAAACACACTAAAAACTGAAGAAATTCAAATAAGTATGGGCCCCCAGCACCCTAGTACACATGGGGTGCTCAGGGTAGTGCTTACGCTGGATGGAGAGATAGTTGTTGACGCCCAACCAGATATAGGCTATCTCCACAGGGGCATCGAAAAATTAGCCGAAAAGCGTTCATACCTTCAATTTGTCACCCTTACCGACCGAACGGACTACCTCTCCTCAATGCTGAACAATGAAGTCTATGCCTTAGCAGTCGAAAAGCTCATGGGCATCGAAGTCCCTGAACGTGCTGAGTTTATCCGAGTTATTATGATGGAGCTAAATCGCATTGCTAGCCATCTTGTATTTGTAGGAGCTTTTGGACTTGATCTCGGAGCCAGCACACCGTTCATTTATGCCTTCCGCGAGAGAGAAGATATCGTTGACCTGTTCGAGATGGCCTGTGGAGCACGCTTAACCTACAACTACATCCGACCTGGAGGCGTGGCGCGTGACCTGCCGGCTGGTTTTGACAAAAAATGTAGGGCTTTCTTAAAAAAGATGCCTGCCCGGATGGACGAGATAGACGATCTCTTCAGCAAGAATGAAATAGTTTTAATTAGGACACGCGGAGTCGGCTGTATCTCAGCCGAAGATGCTGTTAATTATGGAATGAGCGGACCAAATTTGCGCGGTTCAGGCGTGCCATTCGACGTCAGAAAGGATGACCCATATTCAGTATATGGTCGTTTGGACTTCAAAGTAGTAACGCAAACTTCGGGAGACTGTCTAGGAAGATATCTAGTTCGAACTGGCGAAATTAGGGAAAGCCTGAAAATCGTTGAACAGGCACTCGACATGCTCCCTGAAGGCGAGTATACTGCCAAAGTACCCAGGGTGCTAAAACCTCCTGCAGGAGAAGTCTACACCCATATCGAATCATCAAGAGGAGATCTTGGTGTATACCTGATTAGCGATGGTTCTACTAACCCATATCGTCTCCATTGGCGAGCACCATCGTTTATTAATTTGGCAGCCCTTAGAGAAATGATGAAAGGCTGGAAAGTAGCTGACACTGTTGCAATCATTGGCAGTCTTGACATAGTCCTAGGTGAAGTTGACAGATAA
- a CDS encoding TRAM domain-containing protein, translating into MRITDDLLGMHQPGLGRAEINQMTFVQRWLQWYAFHQVRAIIITTALVLMGIFGGILIASVVFRNLVSFSKKFEHMDGIDKIALFLGLSIGLLLSIVFVPFISSRAGDAYWFLAIVVFVALMYISVWTTMSIKDELRHYFPGLARVSELGTKEYQKPKVLDTNVIIDGRIADICRTGFLEGTIYVPNFVLEELRHIADSEDFLRRARGRRGLDILNQMQKELNLIVKSFETVDPTDAEEVDEKLVKVAKDIGGCIVTNDFNLNKVAELHGVTVLNVNELANSLKPVVLPGEELTVSIIKEGKESNQGIAYLDDGTMIVVEGGKKHIGETIDVVVTSVLQTVAGKMIFANLKAVQEEEDELIERNIRNYSSIRPRKKIK; encoded by the coding sequence ATGCGCATTACCGACGACCTGTTGGGAATGCACCAGCCTGGTCTAGGCCGTGCAGAGATTAACCAAATGACGTTCGTACAGCGCTGGCTCCAGTGGTACGCATTCCATCAGGTTAGAGCCATAATAATCACCACAGCCCTTGTACTAATGGGAATTTTTGGTGGAATCCTCATAGCTTCGGTGGTTTTCCGCAATCTAGTCAGCTTTAGCAAGAAATTCGAGCACATGGACGGCATCGATAAGATTGCATTATTCCTAGGGCTCTCCATTGGCTTATTACTAAGCATCGTATTCGTGCCATTCATATCCAGCCGAGCAGGTGATGCTTATTGGTTCCTAGCTATAGTCGTCTTTGTCGCACTGATGTACATTTCGGTATGGACAACCATGAGTATCAAAGACGAGCTTAGGCATTACTTTCCTGGGCTGGCGCGAGTCAGCGAACTAGGCACCAAGGAATATCAGAAGCCAAAAGTTCTCGACACGAACGTCATAATTGACGGTCGAATTGCAGATATTTGCCGCACAGGATTTCTTGAGGGGACAATTTACGTCCCGAACTTTGTATTAGAGGAGCTAAGGCATATCGCCGATTCGGAAGACTTCCTTAGGCGAGCTAGGGGCCGCCGAGGCTTAGACATTCTCAACCAAATGCAAAAAGAGCTGAACTTGATTGTAAAAAGCTTTGAGACAGTTGACCCAACAGATGCTGAAGAGGTTGACGAAAAACTGGTAAAAGTCGCAAAAGACATCGGCGGTTGTATTGTCACCAACGACTTTAACCTAAACAAGGTGGCAGAACTTCATGGTGTCACCGTCCTCAATGTAAATGAATTAGCTAATTCGCTCAAGCCGGTAGTGCTTCCAGGTGAGGAACTAACGGTTTCTATAATCAAAGAGGGCAAGGAGTCTAATCAGGGAATCGCTTATCTAGACGATGGTACAATGATTGTTGTGGAGGGCGGAAAAAAACACATCGGCGAGACCATCGACGTAGTTGTCACTAGCGTTCTACAGACTGTAGCGGGAAAAATGATTTTTGCAAACCTCAAAGCCGTTCAGGAAGAAGAGGATGAGTTGATTGAGCGCAATATCCGCAATTATTCCAGCATCCGGCCTCGGAAGAAGATTAAGTAG
- the ispD gene encoding 2-C-methyl-D-erythritol 4-phosphate cytidylyltransferase, translating to MPASGLGRRLSRGISKAFVPLLGKPLIVFTLRPFELSPSIGEIVLVVGEDDVPHAKQILKDYDIKKVKQVVAGGKERQDSVRNGLSSISSDAEIIVIHDGARPLVNSKIIEDSIKAAKDYGAAVAAVPVTDTIKTSTNGLLVESTLDRNKLYAVQTPQTFKREVITAAYERAYADGFYGTDDASLVERIGIPVVLVAGSHENIKVTTPTDLIIAEAILSKRVPYCFQTKVGYGYDVHQLKKGRRLYLGGIEFESEEGLIGHSDADVMLHAVMDAVLGAAGLGDIGKLFPNTDPKYKDIRSTKLLAEVGKLIASEGWAVGNVDVMLLAERPKISARIAEMRAEIAKGLGISRDQVNIKASTSEGLGFVGRGEGIACHAVATVYPSTNHGGIQK from the coding sequence ATTCCAGCATCCGGCCTCGGAAGAAGATTAAGTAGGGGGATAAGCAAAGCTTTCGTCCCCCTACTAGGTAAACCACTCATTGTCTTTACACTCCGTCCTTTTGAACTATCCCCTTCTATTGGTGAGATTGTACTTGTTGTCGGAGAAGACGACGTTCCTCATGCAAAGCAAATTCTGAAAGACTATGACATCAAGAAAGTTAAACAAGTAGTTGCGGGCGGGAAAGAGCGGCAAGATTCTGTCCGCAATGGCCTTAGCTCAATCTCCTCTGATGCGGAAATTATAGTTATCCATGACGGAGCACGTCCCTTAGTAAACTCTAAGATTATCGAAGATTCAATTAAAGCTGCAAAGGACTATGGCGCCGCGGTGGCAGCAGTACCCGTCACGGATACAATTAAAACCTCCACTAACGGACTATTGGTTGAATCCACGCTAGACCGCAACAAGCTTTACGCAGTTCAAACCCCTCAAACTTTCAAGCGAGAGGTAATTACTGCCGCTTACGAGCGCGCATATGCCGATGGATTCTACGGTACGGACGATGCCTCCCTGGTTGAGCGCATCGGCATCCCAGTCGTCCTTGTCGCTGGCTCGCACGAAAACATAAAGGTCACTACACCAACAGATCTCATAATTGCGGAGGCAATCTTGAGTAAGAGAGTTCCATATTGTTTTCAAACCAAAGTTGGCTATGGATACGACGTCCACCAATTAAAAAAAGGTAGAAGGCTATACTTAGGTGGTATCGAGTTTGAGAGTGAGGAAGGACTGATTGGTCACTCGGACGCAGATGTAATGCTGCACGCAGTAATGGATGCCGTTCTCGGAGCTGCTGGCCTTGGGGACATTGGAAAATTATTTCCAAATACCGACCCAAAGTACAAAGACATCCGAAGCACAAAATTATTGGCAGAGGTCGGCAAGTTGATTGCAAGTGAAGGCTGGGCGGTAGGAAATGTTGATGTGATGCTACTAGCCGAGCGCCCCAAAATTTCGGCTCGAATTGCCGAAATGCGCGCAGAAATCGCGAAAGGACTTGGAATCAGTCGTGACCAAGTGAACATAAAAGCCTCGACATCCGAGGGGCTCGGTTTTGTCGGCAGAGGTGAGGGCATAGCCTGCCATGCGGTGGCGACAGTATATCCATCCACAAATCATGGAGGAATTCAAAAGTGA
- a CDS encoding nodulation protein NfeD, with amino-acid sequence MPKTFSSFAPILAIILLPLSAMAASAPTVDVIRVEGPIGPAIAQYIHRAIEIAEQDNAQALIIKLETPGGLDDSMRAIVKDFFNSRVPIVVYVWPQGARAASAGAIITLASHIAAMSPGTAIGAAHPVNIGGEQVDKTMATKIENDAAAYARSIAKRRGRNVEWAEMIVRKSISSTEEEAIKKNVIDIIAKDMRNLLNQLDGRKVKTADGMHTINTKGATLKEIAPSIREKFLHIISNPNVAYILMLIAVYGIIFELNNPGSIFPGVIGGIALLLALYSFAILPINLTGVLLIAFGVILFVTDLFVPGHGILTVGGIIAFIIGSLILFETRTPAMRISMTLVITMTILTAGFFLFAVGAGARAQKLKVVTGAENLVGQVVEARTDLNPKGKVFIEGEYWNAIAEGEPVKKGERVRIIAVDKLTLRVRKENQL; translated from the coding sequence ATGCCTAAAACCTTTTCTTCCTTTGCACCGATTCTAGCAATTATACTTCTCCCATTATCGGCAATGGCAGCCTCTGCGCCGACAGTAGATGTCATTCGAGTCGAAGGACCCATAGGCCCTGCCATTGCTCAATATATTCACCGAGCAATCGAAATTGCCGAGCAGGATAACGCCCAAGCGCTTATCATCAAACTGGAAACCCCTGGTGGCCTAGATGATTCGATGCGCGCCATAGTCAAAGACTTTTTCAATAGCCGTGTACCAATAGTGGTATACGTTTGGCCTCAAGGTGCACGGGCGGCTTCGGCGGGTGCGATAATAACCCTCGCCTCGCATATTGCGGCCATGAGTCCTGGAACAGCCATTGGTGCGGCACATCCGGTTAACATCGGAGGTGAGCAAGTAGACAAAACCATGGCTACTAAAATTGAAAACGACGCTGCAGCCTACGCACGCTCCATTGCGAAACGACGTGGAAGGAATGTCGAATGGGCTGAGATGATTGTGCGCAAGAGCATCTCCTCAACCGAAGAGGAAGCTATAAAAAAGAATGTCATTGACATTATTGCCAAAGATATGCGCAACCTGCTCAATCAGCTTGATGGCAGAAAAGTCAAGACAGCTGATGGAATGCATACCATAAACACCAAAGGTGCAACTTTAAAGGAGATTGCGCCTTCAATTCGTGAAAAGTTTCTCCATATAATAAGCAACCCTAATGTCGCTTATATCCTCATGCTAATAGCAGTATATGGAATTATTTTCGAGTTGAACAATCCCGGCTCAATATTCCCTGGAGTAATCGGCGGCATCGCCCTTTTACTGGCTTTATACTCGTTTGCCATTCTGCCAATCAACCTAACAGGAGTTTTGCTAATCGCCTTCGGGGTAATCCTTTTTGTAACAGATCTCTTTGTTCCAGGACACGGAATACTCACAGTAGGAGGGATTATTGCGTTTATTATAGGATCTTTAATCCTTTTTGAAACCAGAACGCCCGCCATGCGAATCTCGATGACGCTTGTAATAACAATGACAATTCTGACTGCTGGATTCTTCTTGTTTGCAGTAGGTGCAGGCGCACGCGCTCAAAAACTCAAAGTAGTTACAGGTGCTGAAAACTTAGTTGGCCAGGTGGTGGAAGCCAGAACCGACCTTAATCCTAAGGGCAAAGTATTTATCGAAGGTGAATACTGGAATGCTATTGCTGAAGGCGAGCCAGTAAAAAAGGGGGAAAGGGTACGAATAATTGCAGTTGATAAATTAACGCTCAGGGTTAGAAAGGAGAACCAGCTATGA
- a CDS encoding SPFH domain-containing protein: MTADVTITVIIVALFFFGAIVMPSAVRVIKEYERGVVLRWGRFSHVKLPGLRFIIPFVDTLFRIDLRIVTMDVPKQEMMTRDNVPVTVDAVVYFRVVNAQDAVLKIENFVKATALIAQTTLRSTVGQAMLDELLSEREKINEHLQTVIDEQTEPWGVKVTSVEIRDVILPDGMKRAMAKQAETERERRAKIINAEGEFQAAEKLAQAAAIISKEPAAIQLRFLQTLTEVASEHNSTTIFPVPIDLFEPFIKNLKEKK, translated from the coding sequence ATGACAGCAGATGTAACGATTACGGTAATAATTGTCGCACTTTTCTTTTTTGGTGCAATAGTAATGCCTTCTGCAGTAAGGGTCATCAAAGAATACGAACGAGGAGTTGTCCTCAGGTGGGGACGCTTCAGCCATGTAAAATTGCCTGGCTTACGATTTATTATTCCATTTGTAGACACTCTGTTTCGTATTGACCTGCGCATTGTGACGATGGACGTGCCCAAGCAGGAGATGATGACGAGGGATAATGTTCCAGTCACCGTTGATGCAGTTGTCTACTTTCGCGTTGTAAATGCTCAAGATGCCGTTTTGAAGATTGAAAATTTTGTAAAAGCGACGGCTCTAATTGCCCAAACAACCCTTCGAAGCACAGTCGGTCAAGCAATGCTCGACGAGCTCCTATCCGAACGCGAAAAGATAAACGAACACCTTCAAACAGTCATCGACGAACAAACCGAGCCATGGGGTGTCAAGGTTACGAGCGTCGAGATTAGAGATGTTATCCTACCCGACGGCATGAAGCGCGCGATGGCAAAGCAAGCGGAGACTGAACGCGAGCGCCGCGCAAAGATCATCAATGCAGAAGGCGAATTCCAAGCAGCTGAGAAATTGGCTCAAGCTGCGGCGATAATTAGCAAGGAGCCTGCAGCGATCCAGCTTAGGTTCCTTCAGACACTTACTGAGGTTGCGAGTGAACATAATAGCACAACCATTTTCCCAGTGCCAATAGATTTATTCGAGCCTTTTATTAAGAACTTAAAAGAAAAGAAATAG
- a CDS encoding MBL fold metallo-hydrolase, whose protein sequence is MLVQAGGTKILLDAGLSVRQLKKRLSKFYVSLADLDAIFLTHEHGDHSKSAYVLSRFYNIPVVANFATLSEIAFGQIPSNWLVIETGSSLALKDILVESFPVSHDAVEPVGYNVYYKFWKVSLVTDTGVARKDILEKVEGANLAIVESNHDVEKLISGPYPWFLKSRILSNRGHLSNEAAANLILEHASSGRPTCYWLAHLSETNNSPRLARKYVQRQLSKAGLRNAVLEVALRDTVSLTWRPGKRSYQRKLF, encoded by the coding sequence ATGCTGGTCCAGGCCGGGGGTACGAAAATTCTACTTGATGCGGGTTTGTCTGTGCGGCAGCTCAAAAAGAGGCTGTCGAAATTTTACGTATCGCTGGCCGACCTAGATGCTATCTTCCTTACCCACGAACATGGCGACCATTCTAAAAGCGCCTATGTATTATCTCGTTTTTACAATATCCCAGTTGTTGCGAACTTTGCAACCCTTTCAGAAATTGCTTTCGGGCAAATTCCCTCAAATTGGTTGGTTATAGAGACCGGGTCGTCTTTAGCATTGAAGGATATTCTTGTCGAGTCATTCCCAGTCTCCCATGATGCGGTCGAGCCAGTGGGATATAACGTTTATTACAAGTTCTGGAAAGTATCGTTGGTAACAGATACAGGGGTGGCCAGAAAAGATATCCTTGAGAAGGTTGAAGGTGCAAACTTAGCGATTGTTGAGTCAAATCACGATGTTGAAAAGTTAATTAGCGGTCCATACCCGTGGTTCCTAAAATCTCGAATATTGAGCAATCGCGGCCACCTTTCAAATGAAGCGGCGGCGAATTTGATATTAGAGCATGCATCGAGCGGCCGCCCTACATGTTATTGGCTTGCGCATCTTAGTGAAACGAACAACTCTCCTCGCTTGGCTCGCAAATATGTTCAGCGCCAGCTTTCTAAAGCCGGCCTTAGGAATGCTGTACTTGAGGTAGCCCTTCGCGATACCGTAAGCCTAACCTGGCGGCCAGGCAAACGCAGTTATCAACGAAAATTGTTCTGA
- the serC gene encoding 3-phosphoserine/phosphohydroxythreonine transaminase — translation MARVYNFNAGPAALPLPVLEKAQAEMLDCGGEGMSVMEMSHRSKFYSALNDAAEENVRKLMGISDDYAVLFLQGGASLQFAMIPMNLRRKGKTADYIHTGSWSSKAIKEAKVTGSVNIAWDGKDENYMRIPKESELNLSPDAEYVHICSNETIGGIRYPTFPKTTAPLVADMSSEIMSRVIDVNQFGLIYAGAQKNLGPSGLALVIIRKDLMDRCPEDVPIFLRYKTHAEEKSLYNTPNTWAVYILKLVTDWVTSLGGIEAIQKINEAKAKAIYDVLDSSDFWITPADKESRSIMNVVWRLPSEELEEAFVNEAKKEGLVGLKGHRSVGGLRASIYNAVGQDAVDALVSFMKEFERKNG, via the coding sequence ATGGCACGAGTATACAACTTCAATGCCGGACCCGCCGCCCTCCCTCTCCCTGTTCTTGAGAAGGCACAGGCGGAAATGCTCGATTGTGGAGGCGAGGGCATGTCTGTCATGGAAATGTCCCATCGCTCGAAGTTCTACTCCGCGCTAAACGACGCGGCAGAGGAAAACGTCCGAAAGCTTATGGGAATCTCGGACGACTATGCCGTCCTTTTCCTTCAAGGAGGAGCAAGCCTTCAGTTCGCTATGATTCCAATGAATCTGCGCAGAAAAGGAAAGACGGCTGACTATATCCACACAGGAAGTTGGTCATCAAAAGCAATCAAAGAAGCCAAGGTTACTGGAAGTGTTAATATCGCTTGGGACGGCAAGGACGAAAACTACATGCGCATTCCGAAAGAGAGCGAGCTCAACTTGAGTCCTGATGCCGAATATGTACACATATGCTCAAATGAGACGATAGGAGGCATCCGCTATCCTACATTCCCAAAAACTACAGCCCCATTGGTCGCCGATATGTCGAGTGAGATAATGTCCAGAGTGATAGACGTAAATCAGTTTGGATTGATTTACGCTGGGGCGCAAAAAAACCTAGGGCCATCAGGATTAGCTCTCGTTATCATCCGAAAAGACCTGATGGATCGCTGTCCAGAAGATGTTCCAATATTCCTACGATACAAGACGCACGCAGAGGAAAAGAGCCTTTACAACACGCCAAATACATGGGCGGTCTACATTCTAAAACTCGTGACCGATTGGGTAACCTCTCTCGGTGGCATAGAAGCAATACAGAAAATAAACGAAGCAAAAGCAAAGGCAATCTATGATGTGCTAGACTCAAGCGACTTTTGGATTACCCCTGCTGACAAGGAAAGCCGCTCAATTATGAACGTAGTTTGGCGCCTGCCAAGCGAGGAACTCGAAGAAGCCTTTGTCAACGAAGCTAAAAAAGAAGGATTAGTAGGTCTAAAAGGTCACCGATCTGTTGGCGGGCTCCGTGCAAGCATTTATAATGCCGTAGGTCAGGATGCTGTAGACGCCCTCGTCTCATTCATGAAAGAGTTCGAGCGCAAGAACGGATAA
- a CDS encoding family 14 glycosylhydrolase: protein MIKITYILIALTTASLAASESTANKQKMNLPIITGNFSVLWIQHSPVGAFPDPAFNGEPVPPAENWSAYAKTGIKAYEDYVAWGAVEREPGKWDWSRQIEVAKKQNAGGLEYDPYLWLQNPPAWMREGKLPNEPDAPSHFTMMKCLEHDEETYTFSIWDPATLKWFDRFYKEMSKALGGKIGRTYVGLVGPYGEGNYPLPIPDWVKIGHCHEGYWCGDKYARKAFCEDFQKHYRSLESLNKAWGTNFRKWEDLEFPPEIKAGRVLKAEERNDPKSRRRWVDFIKWYHQSIIDFSVEVAKIACRYFPPQKLKMKPGGSAGGVNPIAWGTYCPGYAKAIGELKVRSSNGKIRLQPADCHGKPFGDRWYGTAYRFYGIPLTTEPAGGLDRRTFLRRVFMDASNGATEMFSYEWDKHKLDGLRWIHLYRGIPSITDVAVYCPTTWYRMNGDLWPAIHTADSLRDITDFEVADELLIEDGYLENSKIRVLIWLQGSVVERTVMQKIVKWIKSGGILVAGMPKPPTDVEGRDDLGIILSAGNRSSSTTAETTIFSLGKGLIIRYSKEPKPKDQTFRELVYKAVYHPEQFKPGLKGAPEIDGKSDGVWTAVFPDMLLLYNNNDKPVDVEHHWCGQIIKCRIIEGELIKIPARK, encoded by the coding sequence ATGATAAAGATAACTTACATACTTATCGCATTGACAACGGCATCATTAGCCGCCTCTGAGTCTACAGCAAACAAGCAAAAGATGAATCTGCCTATCATTACTGGCAATTTCAGCGTATTATGGATCCAACATTCACCGGTTGGAGCATTTCCGGATCCTGCGTTTAACGGCGAACCTGTGCCGCCGGCGGAAAACTGGTCAGCATACGCCAAGACTGGCATAAAGGCATACGAAGACTATGTGGCATGGGGTGCGGTTGAACGCGAACCTGGCAAATGGGATTGGAGCAGACAGATAGAAGTTGCCAAGAAGCAAAATGCAGGAGGTTTGGAATATGATCCATATCTTTGGCTCCAAAATCCGCCTGCCTGGATGCGCGAGGGGAAGTTGCCAAACGAACCTGATGCTCCTAGTCATTTCACAATGATGAAATGCCTTGAGCATGACGAGGAAACGTATACATTTTCAATATGGGATCCTGCAACCCTTAAATGGTTCGACCGATTCTACAAGGAAATGTCAAAGGCGCTTGGCGGGAAAATCGGGAGAACCTACGTTGGGCTTGTCGGCCCTTATGGGGAAGGGAATTACCCGCTTCCAATTCCCGATTGGGTGAAAATTGGCCATTGCCACGAAGGCTATTGGTGTGGCGATAAATACGCCCGCAAAGCTTTCTGCGAAGATTTTCAAAAGCACTACCGCAGTCTAGAGTCATTGAACAAAGCTTGGGGGACCAATTTCCGTAAATGGGAAGACCTAGAGTTTCCACCCGAGATAAAAGCAGGAAGGGTGCTGAAAGCTGAAGAACGCAACGATCCAAAGTCACGACGGCGCTGGGTGGATTTCATCAAGTGGTATCACCAATCGATCATTGACTTCTCGGTTGAAGTAGCAAAAATTGCCTGCAGATATTTCCCTCCTCAGAAGCTAAAGATGAAGCCAGGCGGCTCTGCAGGTGGTGTAAACCCAATCGCCTGGGGAACATACTGTCCAGGGTATGCAAAAGCTATCGGAGAGCTGAAGGTGAGAAGCTCAAATGGCAAGATTAGACTCCAACCAGCCGACTGCCACGGAAAGCCATTTGGCGACAGATGGTATGGAACTGCCTATCGGTTCTATGGCATTCCACTCACCACTGAGCCTGCTGGAGGTCTCGATAGGAGAACCTTCCTTCGCCGGGTCTTCATGGACGCTAGCAATGGCGCAACCGAAATGTTCAGCTATGAATGGGACAAGCACAAACTAGATGGCTTGAGGTGGATACACCTCTATCGTGGCATACCCTCGATTACCGACGTTGCCGTTTATTGCCCAACAACATGGTACCGAATGAATGGCGACCTGTGGCCCGCAATTCACACTGCTGACTCTCTACGCGACATCACGGACTTTGAGGTGGCAGACGAACTTCTAATTGAAGATGGCTATCTTGAAAATAGCAAAATTCGTGTGCTCATATGGCTACAAGGCTCGGTTGTGGAGCGCACAGTTATGCAGAAAATTGTAAAATGGATTAAAAGCGGCGGCATACTCGTCGCTGGAATGCCAAAACCCCCAACAGATGTTGAAGGCCGAGATGACTTAGGAATAATTTTATCTGCCGGAAACCGCTCATCATCGACGACTGCAGAAACCACCATATTCTCGCTAGGCAAAGGCTTGATAATTAGATATTCAAAGGAACCAAAGCCAAAAGATCAAACCTTTAGGGAGTTGGTTTATAAGGCAGTTTACCATCCCGAACAGTTCAAACCAGGCCTAAAAGGCGCTCCAGAAATTGATGGCAAGTCTGACGGTGTCTGGACCGCAGTCTTCCCTGATATGCTTCTTCTATATAACAACAACGACAAACCTGTGGATGTTGAGCACCATTGGTGCGGGCAGATAATCAAATGCCGCATTATTGAAGGTGAGTTAATCAAAATCCCTGCTAGGAAATAG